One genomic segment of Pedobacter endophyticus includes these proteins:
- the metG gene encoding methionine--tRNA ligase, with product MDNNKIKRYTVTAALPYTNGPVHIGHLAGVYIPADIYARYLRSNKRDVKFICGSDENGVPITLKAKREGITPQEVVDKYHKIIGDSFKEFGVSFDIYHRTSSQTHHQTAADFFKTLYDKGVFTEEVTEQYYDPTAKQFLADRYITGTCPKCGNENAYGDQCENCGSTLNATDLINPKSTLSGDKPILKETKNWFLPLDKYEDHLRAYIESHKEWRPNVYGQCQSWLNAGLQPRAMTRDLDWGVRVPLRDAEGKVLYVWFDAPIGYISATKELCNYAKLDVWNPKAEEYYINNYENDKCGWEEYWKSDETKLVHFIGKDNIVFHCIIFPAMLMAHGDYTLADNVPANEFLNLEGQKISTSKNWAVWLNEYLREFEGKQDVLRYVLTATAPETKDNDFTWKDFQARNNNELVAILGNFVNRVVVLTHKYFGGAVPTRMETTEVDQAVIDELATYPAKISASIENYRFREALSEVMNVARLGNKYLAETEPWKLIKTDEDRVRTILNLAIQIAANIQILIEPFLPFTAEKLMKMLQNGGHTWEDAGSINLLKRGHDIGEATLLFEKIEDAEIEFQIEKLNQSKASNAANNASAIPAKENINFDEFSAIDIRVATIVAAEKVEKTKKLLKLTVNTGIDERTVVSGIAEYYNPVDIIGKQVSMIVNLAPREIKGILSQGMILMAENSEGKLTFVAPTTKFQEGSIIR from the coding sequence TTGGATAATAATAAAATAAAAAGATATACCGTAACGGCGGCGCTTCCTTATACGAATGGGCCGGTGCATATTGGCCATTTGGCTGGGGTTTATATCCCTGCAGATATTTATGCCCGTTACCTCCGCTCAAATAAACGGGATGTAAAATTCATTTGTGGATCGGATGAAAACGGTGTGCCTATAACGCTAAAAGCCAAACGAGAAGGCATCACCCCACAAGAGGTAGTCGATAAATATCACAAAATTATCGGCGATTCTTTTAAGGAGTTTGGTGTATCGTTCGATATTTATCACCGTACCTCTTCCCAAACCCATCACCAAACTGCGGCAGATTTTTTTAAAACGCTGTATGATAAAGGCGTTTTTACGGAGGAAGTTACAGAGCAGTATTACGATCCAACCGCGAAACAATTTCTTGCCGATCGGTATATAACCGGTACCTGCCCCAAATGCGGCAACGAAAATGCCTACGGCGATCAGTGCGAAAACTGCGGATCCACGCTCAACGCTACCGATCTGATCAATCCAAAATCGACCCTGTCGGGAGATAAGCCAATTTTGAAGGAGACTAAAAACTGGTTTCTCCCATTAGATAAATATGAAGACCACTTAAGGGCTTATATCGAAAGCCATAAAGAGTGGCGCCCGAATGTTTACGGCCAATGTCAAAGCTGGTTAAATGCGGGACTGCAGCCTCGAGCCATGACCCGCGATTTGGACTGGGGGGTTCGTGTGCCGCTTCGCGATGCGGAAGGTAAAGTGCTTTATGTTTGGTTCGATGCCCCAATTGGCTACATTTCGGCAACCAAAGAGCTTTGTAATTATGCTAAGCTTGATGTATGGAATCCCAAAGCAGAAGAATATTACATCAACAATTATGAAAACGATAAATGTGGTTGGGAGGAATACTGGAAAAGCGATGAAACCAAACTGGTTCATTTTATAGGCAAAGACAACATTGTTTTTCATTGCATCATCTTTCCGGCAATGTTGATGGCGCATGGCGATTACACGCTGGCAGATAATGTGCCTGCGAATGAATTCCTGAACCTCGAAGGGCAAAAGATTTCAACTTCTAAAAATTGGGCCGTATGGCTGAATGAATATTTGAGAGAGTTTGAGGGTAAGCAAGATGTATTGCGCTATGTTTTAACGGCTACTGCACCCGAAACAAAGGACAACGATTTTACATGGAAGGATTTTCAGGCTAGAAATAATAACGAATTGGTTGCTATTTTGGGCAATTTTGTAAATCGCGTGGTGGTTTTAACACACAAGTATTTCGGCGGGGCGGTGCCTACCCGAATGGAAACTACCGAGGTAGATCAGGCTGTGATAGACGAGCTGGCAACCTATCCTGCAAAAATTTCTGCGTCGATTGAAAATTATCGCTTCCGCGAAGCACTATCAGAGGTGATGAATGTTGCTCGGTTAGGAAACAAATACCTGGCGGAAACTGAACCCTGGAAACTGATTAAAACAGATGAAGACCGTGTACGCACAATTTTGAATCTGGCTATTCAAATTGCAGCGAACATCCAGATTTTGATCGAGCCTTTTTTACCTTTTACGGCCGAGAAATTGATGAAGATGTTGCAAAATGGTGGTCATACCTGGGAAGATGCTGGCTCAATTAATCTGCTTAAACGTGGGCACGACATTGGCGAGGCTACCTTGCTTTTCGAAAAAATCGAGGATGCTGAAATTGAGTTCCAGATTGAAAAGTTGAATCAAAGCAAAGCAAGCAATGCCGCGAACAATGCATCAGCGATTCCCGCGAAAGAGAACATTAACTTTGATGAATTTTCAGCAATCGACATTCGAGTAGCGACCATCGTTGCTGCCGAAAAGGTAGAAAAAACAAAGAAGTTACTTAAGCTAACTGTAAATACGGGCATTGATGAAAGGACTGTAGTATCGGGAATAGCGGAATATTATAACCCTGTAGACATCATCGGAAAGCAGGTAAGTATGATCGTAAACCTGGCTCCCCGAGAAATTAAAGGAATTTTATCACAAGGTATGATTTTAATGGCCGAAAATTCGGAAGGAAAACTTACTTTTGTTGCGCCTACCACAAAATTTCAGGAAGGCAGCATAATTAGATAA
- a CDS encoding RagB/SusD family nutrient uptake outer membrane protein produces the protein MKKLLVFTGLLTVLLAPGCKKEYLETAPTNQVAFEDVFSSTTNANAVINGIYAYMFTRTTATTSNAQGKPGVAGILLGIDFMGEDLHQANLTWFTNTGEGTYVAARTDSHASNLYYYRTFYRIINNANYVLENIDAAQGLDADKNRIKAEAYTLRAYAYSYLVQFYGTRYDATAKPNKQLAVPLVLTVADVAKPRVSVEEIYTQIVSDLDKAIALNLTTKVNKTHADVWVSKGLRARVALTMQDYPNAIKYAKEVIDGGKYPLMSQSDYQTGFNNNSLSEFMWCAMPTTEQGDTFGSFYAQIAYNANTSYMRGTPKMINSALYKQISATDVRKKMWEPIPTPTNFPLPTTSFKRVGYMSRKFSVKTVGDPSLGDVPWMRSAEMHLILAEAYARSNQDALAQTALFALVSKRDLSAVKSTKTGSNLIDEIMMHRRVELWGEGFRYLDLKRLNQGLDRTTVPNFVPNSVNNVMQIPAGDPRFLFLIPRDEINANPNIGPQNP, from the coding sequence ATGAAAAAGCTTTTAGTATTTACTGGCTTATTAACGGTGCTACTAGCGCCGGGTTGTAAAAAGGAGTACCTCGAAACTGCACCAACAAATCAGGTGGCTTTCGAGGACGTCTTCAGTTCAACTACTAATGCAAATGCTGTAATTAATGGCATTTATGCATACATGTTTACCCGAACAACAGCCACTACGTCGAATGCCCAAGGCAAGCCAGGGGTTGCGGGCATCCTTTTAGGAATAGATTTTATGGGAGAAGATTTGCACCAAGCCAATCTTACTTGGTTTACCAATACCGGCGAGGGAACTTACGTTGCTGCTCGTACCGATTCGCATGCAAGTAATCTTTATTACTACCGTACTTTTTATCGCATCATCAATAATGCAAACTATGTTTTGGAAAATATTGATGCGGCACAAGGCTTGGATGCAGATAAAAATAGAATTAAAGCGGAGGCCTATACATTAAGGGCTTATGCGTATTCATACCTCGTACAGTTTTACGGCACAAGATATGATGCAACTGCCAAGCCAAATAAGCAGTTAGCCGTGCCATTAGTGTTAACAGTTGCCGATGTTGCGAAGCCTCGCGTTAGTGTTGAAGAAATTTATACGCAAATCGTTTCTGATTTAGATAAGGCTATAGCCCTAAACCTAACAACTAAGGTGAACAAAACCCACGCTGATGTTTGGGTTTCAAAAGGCCTAAGAGCAAGAGTAGCACTTACCATGCAAGATTATCCGAATGCTATTAAATATGCTAAGGAGGTAATTGACGGTGGAAAATATCCTTTGATGAGTCAAAGCGATTATCAAACCGGTTTCAATAACAACAGCCTTTCGGAGTTTATGTGGTGTGCAATGCCAACCACGGAACAGGGAGATACGTTCGGGTCGTTTTATGCGCAAATTGCCTATAATGCGAACACTTCGTATATGAGGGGTACACCGAAAATGATTAATTCGGCGCTATACAAACAAATTTCAGCTACAGATGTGAGAAAGAAAATGTGGGAACCCATTCCAACCCCCACCAACTTTCCACTACCAACCACATCCTTTAAAAGAGTGGGGTATATGAGTAGAAAGTTTTCTGTGAAAACTGTTGGAGACCCGTCATTGGGCGATGTGCCTTGGATGAGAAGTGCTGAAATGCACTTGATTCTGGCGGAGGCTTACGCTAGAAGTAATCAAGATGCTTTGGCACAAACGGCATTATTTGCTTTGGTTTCTAAAAGGGATTTGAGCGCTGTGAAATCAACTAAAACAGGGAGCAATTTAATCGATGAGATTATGATGCACAGAAGGGTTGAGCTTTGGGGCGAAGGTTTTAGATACTTAGATTTGAAAAGGCTTAATCAAGGATTGGATAGAACAACTGTTCCAAATTTTGTACCTAATTCAGTAAATAACGTAATGCAAATTCCAGCGGGAGATCCAAGATTCTTATTCTTGATCCCTCGCGATGAGATAAATGCTAATCCTAACATCGGACCTCAAAATCCGTAG
- a CDS encoding site-specific integrase, giving the protein MFTQPKIVTPKKQGERAYVTFYYNGKRLREYNGNRLNLVINPNQCSTIRDQKRVLTQLQFEFTKALNAGWNPFAKLSELPSLQNALAEVLAEKLSSNLCDLYKRNLKAVCRMFVEFVPKIYLNDKCDSLPLSVVDAFLAKFQSSERNYINRRRCLSTLINEFVRKGYASFNVVKSTKPARAKACLHIPYSKDQLNTVLEFLETTYPNLHLCCILTYGCLLRPHHEIRLLKIKHFVKDFSQIQLSGSENKSKRIRTVYIPLYIKVLLEKRLDGISDKELNIFTLTKEPYSVGYFNLMWGKAKTKMIKAKLLEPNQTIYSFRHTAAIGVYQKTKDLHVLQQLLQHSNMIVTLNYLRGLGEINDERLKDVLPEL; this is encoded by the coding sequence ATGTTCACACAACCCAAAATTGTCACTCCTAAAAAGCAAGGAGAAAGAGCTTATGTAACCTTTTATTATAATGGTAAGAGGTTGCGCGAGTACAACGGAAATCGACTGAACCTCGTTATTAATCCCAATCAATGTTCAACTATTCGGGACCAAAAAAGAGTACTTACTCAACTTCAATTCGAATTTACGAAAGCTTTAAATGCAGGTTGGAATCCGTTTGCAAAATTGTCCGAACTACCCTCTTTACAAAATGCATTAGCAGAGGTTTTAGCTGAAAAACTTTCCTCTAATCTATGCGACTTATATAAGCGAAATTTAAAAGCTGTATGTAGGATGTTTGTTGAGTTTGTGCCAAAGATATACCTCAATGATAAATGTGATAGTCTGCCACTTTCTGTTGTTGATGCTTTCTTGGCAAAATTTCAGTCCAGTGAACGAAATTACATTAACCGAAGAAGGTGTTTAAGTACCCTGATAAATGAATTCGTGAGAAAAGGTTATGCCAGTTTTAATGTCGTGAAATCAACGAAACCTGCAAGGGCGAAGGCCTGTTTACATATCCCGTATTCAAAGGATCAACTGAATACGGTTTTAGAATTTTTGGAGACAACTTATCCTAATTTACATCTGTGTTGCATCCTAACGTACGGGTGTTTACTTCGTCCCCATCACGAAATAAGACTATTGAAGATAAAGCATTTCGTCAAGGACTTTTCTCAAATTCAATTATCAGGCAGTGAAAATAAAAGCAAGCGAATAAGGACAGTATATATACCATTATATATTAAGGTTTTGCTAGAGAAACGACTAGATGGGATAAGCGATAAAGAGTTGAATATTTTCACTCTGACCAAAGAACCTTATAGCGTTGGTTATTTCAACTTAATGTGGGGTAAAGCTAAAACAAAGATGATCAAAGCGAAATTATTGGAGCCTAATCAAACAATTTATTCATTTCGTCATACTGCTGCAATCGGAGTTTATCAGAAAACGAAAGATTTACATGTCCTGCAACAACTTTTACAACATTCAAATATGATTGTCACTCTAAACTATTTAAGG
- a CDS encoding S66 peptidase family protein, whose amino-acid sequence MIKQPPYLKKGDKIALVCPAKKLPKPIDNAIATLERWGLEVIIGESVYASHHQFAGTDKLRTDDIQRFLNDPTIKAIICGRGGYGSIRIIDDLDFTAFEKQPKWFVGFSDVTIILSHIFAQTQTQCLHAQMPYTFDDSTEEAIQSLKKSLFGEAQQYQYKSEFKNRTGSCEGLLIGGNLTLLAMMQGSVSEMNFDNKILFLEDVGEQEYSIDRMMRMLKRAGKLENLSGLIIGAFNEIEEEKISFGQTVDEVIWQVVKDYNYPVCFNFPTGHIDNNLSMALGAQVALTVETNNVHFKYL is encoded by the coding sequence ATGATAAAGCAGCCCCCGTACTTAAAAAAAGGAGATAAGATTGCCCTGGTTTGCCCGGCAAAGAAATTACCCAAGCCTATTGATAACGCAATTGCGACTTTAGAGCGCTGGGGATTAGAGGTTATTATCGGCGAAAGCGTATATGCGAGCCACCATCAGTTTGCTGGAACGGATAAATTACGGACCGACGACATTCAACGGTTTTTAAACGACCCCACCATAAAAGCCATCATCTGCGGTCGCGGAGGTTATGGCTCGATAAGAATTATCGACGATTTGGATTTTACGGCCTTTGAAAAACAACCCAAGTGGTTTGTAGGCTTTAGCGATGTGACCATTATTTTATCGCACATTTTTGCACAAACGCAAACGCAGTGTTTACACGCACAGATGCCCTATACTTTTGATGACTCGACGGAAGAAGCGATTCAATCGCTAAAAAAATCGTTATTTGGCGAAGCTCAGCAATATCAGTATAAGAGCGAGTTTAAAAATAGAACCGGAAGTTGCGAGGGCCTATTAATTGGGGGTAATTTAACCTTACTCGCCATGATGCAGGGTTCGGTTTCAGAAATGAATTTTGACAATAAAATTCTGTTTCTCGAAGATGTTGGCGAACAGGAATACAGTATTGACAGAATGATGCGGATGCTAAAACGGGCCGGCAAGCTTGAAAACCTAAGCGGATTAATTATTGGTGCCTTTAATGAAATAGAAGAAGAAAAAATCTCATTCGGACAAACCGTCGATGAGGTAATTTGGCAGGTAGTAAAAGATTATAACTATCCTGTTTGCTTCAATTTTCCAACGGGACACATTGATAACAACCTAAGCATGGCCCTGGGCGCACAAGTGGCCTTGACGGTAGAAACTAATAACGTTCACTTTAAATATTTATAA
- a CDS encoding lysophospholipid acyltransferase family protein: MIKKGFSLLGIFFLGILSLLPLSILYLLADVAYFGLYRVFGYRKKVVRQNLLKALPEKQFAEIIEIEKRFYKYLASLIFEVVKMNSISKAEIKKRFVFKNKELVQHYLDRGQSVLFCSAHYGNWEWGTMGIGLNFNADHYPIYKPLSNPVFDNWFKKTRSKFGNNLIAMRQTIRVLTANKDKPGIFSFGNDQAPARNESHYWTTFLHQQASIQLGIEKIAKKTNQPIFYLKVTVLKRGFYEVDCVPLCLKPKETAEFEITELHTRFLEGIIRSRPEYWLWSHRRWKYRPREKSPFLSKVKQPGQT, translated from the coding sequence ATGATTAAAAAGGGCTTTTCTCTTCTGGGAATATTTTTTTTAGGCATATTGTCTCTGCTTCCCTTGTCCATTTTATATCTATTGGCCGATGTAGCTTATTTTGGATTATACCGTGTTTTTGGTTATCGAAAAAAAGTTGTTCGGCAAAATTTGCTCAAGGCCCTTCCCGAAAAACAGTTCGCCGAGATCATTGAGATTGAAAAGCGATTTTATAAATATTTAGCTTCCCTGATTTTTGAGGTGGTTAAGATGAACAGCATCTCGAAAGCCGAAATAAAAAAACGATTTGTTTTCAAAAACAAGGAACTTGTTCAGCATTATCTCGATCGGGGCCAAAGCGTTCTGTTTTGCTCAGCGCATTATGGTAATTGGGAATGGGGAACCATGGGAATTGGCCTTAACTTTAATGCCGACCACTACCCTATTTACAAACCTCTGAGCAACCCCGTTTTTGACAATTGGTTCAAAAAAACACGAAGTAAATTTGGCAATAATTTAATAGCCATGCGGCAAACCATACGTGTGCTAACAGCCAACAAAGACAAGCCGGGTATTTTCAGCTTCGGCAACGATCAGGCACCTGCGAGGAACGAATCTCACTACTGGACAACTTTTTTACATCAACAAGCATCGATACAACTTGGCATCGAAAAAATCGCCAAAAAAACCAACCAACCCATTTTTTATCTTAAAGTAACTGTGCTTAAACGGGGTTTTTATGAGGTTGATTGTGTTCCGCTTTGCTTAAAACCAAAAGAAACCGCCGAGTTTGAGATTACCGAATTACACACACGCTTTCTGGAAGGGATTATTCGTTCGCGACCGGAATATTGGTTATGGAGCCATAGAAGGTGGAAGTATAGACCCCGAGAAAAATCGCCATTTTTATCTAAGGTAAAGCAGCCTGGCCAAACGTAA
- a CDS encoding SusC/RagA family TonB-linked outer membrane protein, producing MKKLLRSLFVLLFIASSAMAQDRTITGTVTSSEDGLPIPGVSVKAVGSTASSTTGNDGRYSIGITASTTEIQFSYIGFTTETVAITSSNTVNIRLSSSSESLGDVVVVAYGTQKKESITGSVSSITSKDLEKRTVTNITSALQGSAPGINVAASNGQPGVNSEIRIRGFGSISSSSSPLIVLDGAVYDGSIGDINQNDVESISVLKDASSSALYGSRGGNGVVIITTKRGKATSPVINVSFSQGWSTRGIPEYELLNAYEYFPAVWQGIKNNLMYSASTPLSEAAAAAKASNDVATSLVYNPFNVPAKELVDANGQLNPNASLLYNDFDWYAPLKRTGQRTDANVSASGKTEKSDYLISLGYLNDKGFILKSDFRRFNARVNVNTQLKPWLRTGLNLSGSMSDANIASDASTGSNNSFINAFSFARNMGPIYPVHAFDATGNPIYNNVTEAQWYDYGIHPDAVNRPSGASPGRNVVYETILNDNLYRRSLVSARSFVEVRFLKDFTFTPAISMDLRNNNADRYRNPLVGDGAGSNGYKFQSNNTIKSYTFNQILNYKKTIGLHNITALLGHENYSYSYRTFEADRTNIVAQGNTALANFVSSTGSTGRKDDDAIESYFSKASYNYDEKYFFDASFRRDGSSRFSSIKRWGPFFSVGGSWSMNKEDFLKDASWIDDLRLKVSYGQVGNNALLDDDDNARYYGDRAFFDLGSNNNNEGGVLLSSVATPELTWEKQNTLNTGVSFSFFGRRLTGEVEFYRKNVNDLILSVPQPLSSAVTSVYRNVGAMYNQGVELQLGGDLIRNTNFNWNLITNWTIFKNKITELPAETPTIVKGTKRREAGHSFYDYYLRQFAGVDPNDGSSLYIPADGTAAANIRTVNGVQYVTNQSFAKYDYSGSAVPDLLGSVNNTFSYKNVSLSFLINYQIGGKAYDAVYAGLFSTSSYGSSLHKDVLNAWTQTNKGSNIPRLDYGNSTNINAASSRWLIDASYVALRNVNLSYNLPKAWLSKIDVSSARLFVTGENLYLKSRRKGLNPTESFDGVNQNTYPQSRAISVGINLSL from the coding sequence ATGAAAAAACTTTTACGAAGTTTGTTCGTACTGTTGTTTATTGCATCCAGTGCAATGGCCCAGGACCGAACAATTACAGGGACGGTAACCTCTAGCGAAGACGGATTGCCGATACCTGGGGTTAGTGTAAAGGCTGTTGGCTCAACGGCAAGTTCAACAACTGGGAACGATGGTCGGTATTCAATCGGAATAACCGCCTCCACAACCGAAATTCAATTCTCTTATATTGGCTTCACAACTGAAACCGTTGCTATCACCTCTTCAAACACGGTAAACATTAGGTTAAGTAGCAGTTCTGAATCATTAGGCGATGTTGTTGTTGTTGCCTACGGTACACAGAAAAAAGAATCCATCACCGGATCTGTTTCAAGTATTACGTCAAAGGACCTCGAAAAACGTACCGTAACCAACATAACCTCAGCGCTTCAGGGCTCTGCTCCGGGAATCAATGTGGCCGCGTCAAACGGTCAACCAGGGGTGAATTCTGAAATCAGAATACGTGGGTTTGGCTCAATCTCATCTTCTAGCTCGCCTTTAATCGTACTGGATGGTGCAGTTTACGATGGCAGCATCGGCGATATCAATCAAAACGATGTAGAAAGTATTTCAGTACTTAAAGATGCATCATCATCTGCATTATATGGATCGCGTGGCGGAAATGGTGTTGTTATCATCACCACTAAAAGAGGAAAAGCGACCAGCCCGGTAATTAACGTGAGCTTTAGTCAAGGCTGGTCAACAAGGGGTATTCCAGAGTATGAGCTTTTAAACGCTTATGAGTACTTTCCGGCAGTTTGGCAAGGCATAAAAAACAACCTCATGTATTCTGCCTCAACTCCATTAAGTGAGGCAGCAGCAGCTGCAAAGGCGAGTAATGATGTTGCAACCAGCTTGGTTTATAATCCATTTAATGTGCCAGCTAAAGAGTTAGTAGATGCTAATGGACAATTAAACCCGAACGCGTCATTATTGTACAACGACTTCGATTGGTACGCACCATTAAAAAGAACCGGCCAGAGAACAGATGCAAATGTGAGCGCCTCAGGTAAAACCGAGAAATCGGATTACTTAATTTCATTGGGATACTTAAACGATAAAGGCTTTATCCTAAAATCAGATTTTCGCCGTTTCAATGCTCGTGTTAATGTGAACACACAGCTTAAACCTTGGTTAAGAACAGGGTTAAACCTTTCTGGATCAATGTCTGACGCTAATATCGCTAGTGATGCTTCAACAGGTAGCAACAATAGCTTTATCAATGCATTCAGCTTTGCCCGTAATATGGGGCCGATTTATCCCGTGCATGCTTTTGATGCAACTGGGAATCCGATCTATAACAACGTAACTGAGGCTCAATGGTACGATTACGGCATTCATCCTGATGCAGTCAATCGTCCTTCAGGCGCATCGCCGGGCCGTAACGTCGTATATGAAACCATTTTAAACGATAATTTGTATAGAAGAAGCTTAGTTAGTGCGAGATCGTTTGTTGAGGTTAGATTTTTAAAGGATTTTACCTTTACCCCTGCAATTAGCATGGATTTGAGGAACAATAACGCAGATCGATACAGAAATCCTTTAGTAGGTGATGGTGCCGGTTCAAATGGTTATAAATTTCAGAGCAACAATACCATTAAATCTTACACCTTTAACCAAATTTTAAATTATAAGAAAACAATTGGTCTTCATAACATTACCGCATTATTGGGTCATGAAAATTATAGTTATAGCTATCGCACATTTGAGGCCGATCGAACTAATATCGTGGCGCAAGGCAATACCGCGCTGGCTAACTTCGTGTCTTCGACAGGTTCAACCGGAAGAAAAGATGACGATGCTATTGAGTCATATTTTTCTAAAGCAAGTTACAACTATGATGAAAAGTACTTTTTCGACGCTTCATTCAGACGCGATGGCTCATCTAGGTTTTCTTCTATTAAAAGATGGGGCCCTTTCTTCTCAGTAGGCGGTTCGTGGTCAATGAATAAAGAAGATTTCTTGAAAGATGCCTCATGGATTGATGATTTACGTTTGAAGGTTTCATACGGCCAGGTTGGTAATAATGCTTTGCTTGATGACGATGACAATGCCAGGTATTATGGCGATAGGGCTTTTTTCGATCTGGGCTCAAATAACAACAATGAAGGCGGTGTACTCCTATCATCAGTAGCAACTCCCGAGCTGACCTGGGAAAAACAAAATACGCTGAATACGGGAGTAAGTTTCTCGTTTTTTGGCAGAAGGTTAACAGGCGAGGTGGAGTTTTACAGAAAGAATGTTAACGACCTAATTTTGAGTGTTCCCCAACCGTTATCATCAGCAGTAACGAGTGTTTACCGTAACGTTGGTGCAATGTATAATCAAGGAGTAGAACTTCAGTTGGGCGGAGACCTTATCCGTAATACAAACTTCAACTGGAACCTCATTACGAACTGGACAATTTTTAAAAATAAAATTACCGAGCTTCCTGCTGAAACACCGACAATTGTAAAGGGTACAAAAAGAAGAGAAGCAGGGCATAGTTTCTATGATTATTATTTAAGGCAGTTTGCAGGCGTTGATCCTAACGATGGATCTTCGTTGTACATTCCGGCCGATGGAACAGCAGCTGCAAATATTCGTACCGTAAATGGGGTTCAGTATGTAACCAACCAGTCATTTGCTAAATATGATTATTCAGGTTCAGCTGTTCCGGATCTGTTAGGTTCTGTTAACAATACATTCAGTTACAAAAACGTTTCGCTATCGTTCTTAATCAATTATCAAATTGGCGGTAAGGCTTACGACGCTGTTTATGCAGGTTTGTTCAGCACGTCATCGTATGGAAGCTCTTTGCACAAAGATGTGTTAAACGCTTGGACACAAACAAATAAGGGCTCTAACATTCCAAGATTGGATTATGGCAACTCGACCAATATCAATGCCGCATCGAGCAGATGGCTGATTGATGCTTCATATGTGGCACTACGTAATGTTAACCTTTCTTACAACCTGCCAAAGGCTTGGTTAAGTAAAATCGATGTATCAAGCGCTCGTTTGTTTGTAACTGGTGAAAACTTATACTTAAAATCGAGAAGAAAAGGATTAAACCCTACCGAATCATTTGATGGTGTTAACCAAAATACCTATCCGCAAAGCCGTGCCATTAGTGTAGGTATCAATCTATCATTGTAA
- a CDS encoding DoxX family protein, which translates to MAIFDNLSKYRNTGLLLLRIGLGVMFIIHGFPKLAGGPDGWTGLGGSMKVIGIDFFPIFWGFMAAVSETFGGFLLIVGLFYRPACILLVCTMIIAAMTHFAKGDGLQGASHAIELGIVFFGLIFIGPGKYSVDKK; encoded by the coding sequence ATGGCAATTTTTGACAATTTAAGCAAGTACCGTAATACGGGCTTGCTGCTTCTTCGTATTGGTTTAGGCGTAATGTTCATCATTCATGGTTTTCCGAAACTGGCTGGTGGACCTGATGGCTGGACAGGATTAGGCGGCAGTATGAAAGTAATTGGGATCGACTTTTTCCCAATCTTTTGGGGATTTATGGCTGCCGTATCTGAAACTTTCGGCGGTTTTCTTTTAATTGTAGGTTTATTTTACCGCCCAGCCTGTATATTGCTGGTTTGCACTATGATTATTGCCGCAATGACGCATTTTGCCAAAGGCGATGGACTGCAAGGGGCAAGTCATGCAATTGAACTCGGAATTGTATTTTTCGGCCTGATCTTTATCGGGCCCGGGAAATATAGTGTGGATAAGAAGTAG